The proteins below come from a single Halomonas binhaiensis genomic window:
- a CDS encoding bifunctional 4-hydroxy-2-oxoglutarate aldolase/2-dehydro-3-deoxy-phosphogluconate aldolase, producing MTIEKQLPSTRTTELDSICLKAEVIPVITIERIEDAIPMGRALVEGGLTVLEVTLRTDCAIEAIARLKKEIPQASIAAGTVLTPAQYRQVEQAGADFVVTPGATDALYRYGVESPVPMLPGVATISELMTGWQYGYRRFKFFPAEASGGVKALKAFAGPISEARFCPTGGISLNNAADYLALPNVMCVGGSWLTPKSLVNEGDWDAIRALAKEAADRFHH from the coding sequence ATGACCATCGAAAAGCAATTGCCCTCTACTCGTACCACTGAGCTCGACAGTATCTGCCTCAAGGCGGAAGTGATTCCGGTGATTACCATCGAGCGTATCGAAGATGCCATCCCCATGGGCCGTGCTCTGGTCGAAGGCGGTCTGACCGTTCTGGAAGTCACTCTGCGCACCGACTGTGCCATTGAAGCCATTGCGCGTCTCAAGAAAGAGATCCCCCAGGCCAGCATCGCTGCTGGAACCGTACTGACACCTGCACAGTATCGTCAGGTCGAGCAGGCGGGTGCTGACTTTGTCGTGACGCCGGGAGCGACCGACGCGCTCTATCGCTACGGTGTGGAAAGCCCGGTGCCGATGCTGCCGGGTGTCGCCACCATTTCTGAACTGATGACCGGTTGGCAGTATGGCTATCGCCGTTTCAAGTTCTTCCCTGCTGAAGCCAGTGGAGGCGTCAAGGCACTCAAGGCATTCGCCGGCCCGATCAGCGAAGCACGCTTCTGCCCCACCGGTGGTATCAGCCTGAACAATGCCGCAGATTACCTGGCTCTGCCCAATGTGATGTGTGTGGGCGGTTCGTGGTTGACCCCGAAGTCTCTGGTCAATGAAGGCGACTGGGATGCCATCCGCGCGTTGGCCAAGGAAGCCGCCGATCGTTTCCACCACTGA
- a CDS encoding GntR family transcriptional regulator, producing the protein MMSAKLPTDERLPLYQRLRDAFQTRIASGEWKPGGPIPTEAELTREYGVAIGTIRKAVDTLVSDGLLQRSQGRGTFVRRPDFESSFLRFFRQTSTSGERITPEGQVLARSLAKPPQHVRQALQLDAEAQGLKLDRLRKIDGNAIFREEIWLPHGRFQALENIPLEEFDNLLYPFYESQCGQLIASATETLSVSRADARTAKMLGIEQGSPVVIIDRTALGYDRTPLEYRRSWGSADTFHYRIDIS; encoded by the coding sequence ATGATGTCGGCCAAGTTGCCTACCGACGAGCGTCTACCGCTGTATCAGCGCTTGAGAGACGCATTTCAGACTCGCATTGCATCAGGGGAATGGAAACCCGGAGGCCCAATCCCGACAGAGGCCGAGCTGACCCGAGAATATGGCGTGGCCATCGGAACCATACGCAAGGCAGTAGATACCCTAGTCAGCGACGGGTTGCTGCAACGTAGCCAGGGGCGCGGCACATTTGTCAGGCGCCCGGACTTCGAAAGCTCATTCCTGCGTTTCTTTCGCCAGACCAGCACGTCGGGTGAGCGCATCACACCCGAAGGACAAGTCCTGGCACGAAGCCTGGCCAAGCCACCTCAACATGTCAGGCAGGCCCTCCAGCTTGATGCGGAAGCGCAAGGGCTGAAACTGGATCGCCTGCGCAAGATCGATGGCAACGCCATCTTTCGAGAAGAGATCTGGCTTCCTCATGGGCGTTTCCAGGCGTTGGAAAATATACCGCTGGAGGAGTTCGACAATCTGCTTTACCCCTTCTATGAAAGCCAATGTGGTCAACTCATTGCTTCGGCCACAGAGACGCTAAGCGTGTCACGTGCTGATGCCAGGACCGCGAAGATGCTTGGCATAGAACAAGGCAGTCCAGTGGTGATCATTGATCGTACTGCCCTTGGGTATGACCGTACTCCCCTGGAGTACCGTCGCTCATGGGGATCTGCAGATACCTTTCACTACCGCATCGACATCTCCTGA
- a CDS encoding amidohydrolase family protein translates to MSSTLPIVVIGVDTHAHVFRADLPLAPGRRYSPDYDASVDSFLGHLNLHGVSHGVLVQPSFLGTDNSFMVAALRQHPSRLRGIAVVDPEIHRERMSRRVHWNLVITGGMANAALA, encoded by the coding sequence ATGAGTTCGACACTCCCCATCGTTGTCATCGGTGTGGACACCCATGCACATGTGTTCAGGGCTGATCTGCCTCTGGCTCCTGGGCGCCGTTACAGCCCTGACTATGATGCGTCGGTTGACAGCTTTCTTGGCCATCTGAACCTCCACGGGGTGTCTCATGGCGTCTTGGTTCAGCCGAGTTTCCTGGGGACTGACAACAGCTTCATGGTGGCCGCATTACGCCAGCATCCGTCGCGGCTCAGGGGCATTGCCGTGGTCGATCCTGAGATACACCGTGAGCGCATGAGTCGTCGAGTACACTGGAATCTAGTGATCACTGGCGGCATGGCGAATGCTGCGCTTGCTTGA
- a CDS encoding SLC13 family permease, translating to MMSVIVVAAIAVSIALGYRTRINIGLFAIVFAYLIGCFGLGLGPTDIIMMWPLKIFFIIFSVCLFYGFAIVNGTLEKLAEHMMYRCRKFPHMMPYAIFLASLLIAALGAGYYTVLAFMAPITLLLCERTRLSLIAGGMSVNYGALAGANFVSSQSGIIFQGLMVNAGIPQSTAFLNSLAIFASTTVIPLIVITGFVFFSRNRSAMAESLSDIAAPAPLDREQRATLKLTVIMMLTVLVPPVAHLIAPDNGLIEFINSKINIGLIASVFSVIALLMKLGDEKKAIAALPWGTIIMICGVGMLISVAIKAGTIDQLASWIGASIPAILVPVVFGIVSALMSLFASTLGVVTPALFPVVPSIANALSIDPMVIFVCIVVGAQATAISPFSSGGSLILSSAPSDKGHTQVFNGLLFRAAPLGFIAAVLFNLGLTFLA from the coding sequence ATGATGAGTGTCATCGTTGTTGCTGCTATTGCGGTATCGATTGCTCTGGGATATCGCACCAGAATCAATATCGGGCTATTTGCCATTGTCTTTGCTTATCTGATCGGTTGTTTCGGGCTGGGATTGGGACCCACCGATATCATCATGATGTGGCCGCTGAAGATATTCTTCATCATATTCTCGGTGTGTCTGTTCTACGGCTTTGCCATTGTCAACGGCACGCTGGAAAAGCTTGCCGAACATATGATGTATCGGTGTCGGAAATTTCCCCACATGATGCCTTATGCGATTTTTCTGGCATCGCTGTTGATTGCAGCACTTGGGGCAGGCTACTACACCGTACTGGCCTTCATGGCGCCGATAACGCTTCTCCTGTGCGAGAGGACACGTCTCAGCCTGATTGCCGGCGGGATGTCGGTCAACTATGGCGCCCTGGCGGGAGCCAACTTCGTCTCCAGTCAAAGTGGCATCATCTTTCAGGGGTTGATGGTCAACGCGGGTATCCCGCAGAGCACGGCATTCCTTAACAGTCTTGCCATCTTTGCCAGTACCACAGTCATCCCCTTGATAGTGATTACAGGTTTTGTCTTCTTTTCCAGAAACCGCTCGGCCATGGCCGAATCGTTAAGTGATATTGCGGCACCGGCGCCACTTGATCGGGAGCAGAGAGCCACGCTTAAATTGACGGTTATCATGATGCTGACGGTACTTGTGCCGCCAGTCGCTCACCTGATAGCACCAGATAATGGACTCATTGAGTTCATCAATTCGAAGATCAATATTGGCTTGATTGCCAGTGTATTTTCCGTCATTGCATTGTTGATGAAGCTGGGCGACGAAAAGAAAGCCATTGCCGCCTTGCCGTGGGGCACCATCATCATGATCTGTGGTGTCGGCATGTTGATATCCGTGGCCATCAAGGCCGGTACCATCGACCAGTTGGCTTCCTGGATTGGCGCCAGCATACCCGCCATTCTGGTTCCGGTCGTCTTTGGCATTGTGTCGGCGTTGATGTCGCTGTTTGCCAGTACTCTCGGGGTGGTGACGCCGGCACTCTTTCCTGTTGTGCCATCGATTGCCAATGCCTTGTCGATCGATCCCATGGTGATCTTCGTCTGCATCGTGGTAGGTGCTCAGGCAACCGCAATATCACCGTTTTCTTCTGGAGGAAGCCTGATCCTGAGTTCGGCACCCTCCGACAAGGGACACACGCAAGTGTTCAATGGGTTGCTGTTCCGTGCCGCGCCCCTGGGCTTCATTGCAGCAGTGCTGTTCAACCTGGGGCTGACCTTCCTGGCTTGA
- a CDS encoding LysR family transcriptional regulator — protein sequence MTSRLFDLDLLKTIVMVADCGSFTAAAARLHSTQSTVSQKVRRLEDIAGQRLLDRSHREVQPTDAGETVLGYARRMLALNEELLDVLAGEIESTVRLGLPDDFVAGPTTHLLSAFNRQHPQVKLEVTSGLSRDLCHSYDQGELDLIIIKQRKHSRAGVACCPEKLLWIDGHNAQSITLDPVPIVTFPPRGLYRDDMISAIEHLGRRWRISFTSSSLSGIQAAVAEGMGLSLLPARAITDQHAVLDGHYGLSSIDSMEVVILHRPTADARVQELAELLKGLLRQ from the coding sequence ATGACTTCCCGGCTGTTTGATCTGGACCTCCTCAAGACCATTGTCATGGTAGCCGACTGCGGCAGTTTCACTGCCGCCGCGGCCCGCCTGCACTCGACACAATCGACTGTCAGCCAGAAGGTACGCCGCCTGGAAGATATCGCCGGGCAGCGCCTGCTCGATCGCAGCCATCGGGAGGTACAGCCCACGGATGCGGGCGAAACCGTGCTGGGATATGCGCGACGCATGCTGGCTCTTAACGAGGAATTGCTCGATGTGCTGGCCGGGGAAATAGAAAGTACCGTCCGGCTGGGGCTTCCCGACGATTTCGTTGCAGGCCCTACCACGCATCTCCTGTCTGCTTTCAACCGCCAGCACCCCCAGGTCAAGCTGGAGGTGACCAGCGGCCTGAGCCGTGACCTCTGCCACAGTTATGATCAGGGTGAACTCGACCTGATCATCATCAAGCAGCGCAAGCATAGCCGTGCCGGCGTGGCATGCTGCCCTGAAAAGCTGCTGTGGATCGATGGCCACAATGCGCAGTCCATCACCCTGGACCCTGTCCCGATCGTGACATTCCCCCCGCGAGGCCTGTATCGCGATGACATGATCAGTGCCATCGAACACCTTGGCCGCCGCTGGAGGATCAGCTTCACCAGTTCCAGCCTGAGCGGTATCCAGGCAGCGGTAGCCGAAGGCATGGGCCTAAGCCTGTTACCCGCACGCGCCATCACCGATCAGCACGCGGTGCTCGATGGGCATTACGGCCTGTCCTCTATCGACAGCATGGAAGTCGTGATCCTGCACCGCCCGACAGCAGATGCCCGAGTCCAGGAGCTGGCCGAGTTGCTGAAAGGCCTGCTCAGGCAGTAA
- a CDS encoding cyanate transporter: protein MSQQACRELRDDLQLPMVILVVFVAINLRPFLTSPGPIIELIRADTGLTYTGTALLTLIPTIVMGLGAFAAPTLQAHVGTRRGILGALVILALGSLLRLIVPSANTLLFTALLCGIGVAFIQSTFPGVIKEHFPGRMAIITGIYSATIMGGGALGAQVTPLLVSHGHDWREALAWLALPAILAMLFAYRTLGDQRNERPDAAITQKLIRRPRAWLLIVTFGFVNAGYSSAVTWLAPFYQHQGLSVAHSANLVSIMAICQAFSAVGISYLASSGKDRRPFLCITAVLQIVGYLGLAWLPDVSPIAWSAICGIGLGGSFAISLVTALDHLPSPQQAGALTAIMQGGGFLIAALGPMALAMLLSETGTYQAGWVMHLCLALISLMLYLRLDPNRYHLAMKS from the coding sequence ATGAGTCAGCAAGCCTGCCGGGAGCTACGTGACGACCTGCAGCTTCCGATGGTCATCCTGGTCGTTTTCGTCGCCATCAATCTGCGTCCCTTTCTGACCTCTCCAGGCCCCATCATCGAGCTCATCCGCGCAGATACAGGCCTGACGTATACCGGTACAGCCCTGTTGACGCTGATCCCGACCATCGTCATGGGACTGGGTGCCTTTGCTGCTCCCACCCTTCAAGCCCATGTCGGAACCCGACGCGGCATACTGGGAGCGCTTGTGATCCTGGCATTGGGTTCTCTGCTACGCCTCATCGTGCCCAGCGCAAATACTCTGCTGTTTACTGCTCTGCTCTGCGGTATTGGTGTGGCTTTCATTCAGTCGACGTTTCCAGGTGTCATCAAGGAACACTTCCCGGGGCGAATGGCCATCATCACGGGCATCTATTCCGCCACCATCATGGGCGGCGGCGCTCTGGGAGCACAAGTGACGCCTCTGCTGGTCAGCCATGGCCATGACTGGAGAGAAGCGCTCGCCTGGCTGGCATTACCGGCCATTCTTGCCATGCTGTTTGCCTACCGTACCCTCGGGGACCAACGTAACGAACGCCCGGATGCCGCTATCACCCAGAAATTGATACGCCGGCCCAGGGCATGGCTGTTGATCGTGACATTCGGCTTCGTCAATGCCGGGTATTCGTCTGCTGTCACCTGGTTGGCACCGTTCTACCAGCATCAGGGGCTAAGCGTGGCACATAGTGCCAATCTGGTTTCCATCATGGCGATATGCCAGGCGTTTTCCGCAGTCGGTATCAGCTATCTGGCCTCCTCCGGCAAGGACCGACGCCCCTTCCTGTGCATCACCGCCGTCCTGCAGATCGTGGGTTATCTGGGCCTGGCATGGCTACCTGATGTTTCTCCCATTGCCTGGTCGGCCATCTGCGGCATTGGCCTGGGCGGGAGTTTCGCCATCTCACTGGTCACCGCTCTTGATCATCTGCCTTCACCTCAGCAAGCGGGAGCATTGACGGCCATCATGCAGGGTGGCGGTTTCCTGATTGCCGCACTGGGGCCGATGGCTCTCGCCATGCTGCTGAGCGAGACCGGTACCTATCAGGCGGGATGGGTCATGCACCTGTGTCTTGCCCTCATTTCCCTGATGCTCTATCTCCGACTTGATCCGAACCGCTATCATCTGGCGATGAAATCCTGA
- a CDS encoding amidohydrolase family protein, translated as MTERIFINAVSATGDRINLSVSNGVITDIRCELPEHMPREIIDLQQRLVVPAFVDGHIHLDKSFVGDRWRPHRPAGSLRERMAIEKAELADARPVVERAHALIRQAASYGTLAMRSHVDVDATTGLNHLHAVMEAREKWRGLVDIELVAFPQAGVISCPGTADILEAALQDGVDVIGGIDPTTLDAAAEEQLDIVFGLADKYAVKIDIHLHEPGQQGIDQLQRIAQRTQALGLGGRVAVSHAYSLGDVSAHTLEGIARTLADAGVSIMTNAPGDRDFPPVLKLREAGVNVFAGNDNIRDAWWPYGNGDMLQRAMLIAYRSGFNTDEELGVAFEMVTQAAAKVVGLNGYALQPGHPATFLVIDAPNVAAAVAEATTRREIVRQGQFWTPEEQPPGDPQGLPS; from the coding sequence GTGACTGAACGTATCTTCATCAATGCCGTCTCGGCCACTGGTGACCGGATCAATCTCTCGGTCAGCAATGGGGTCATTACTGATATCCGTTGCGAACTGCCGGAACACATGCCAAGAGAGATCATCGATCTCCAGCAGCGTCTGGTGGTCCCTGCTTTTGTCGATGGCCATATTCATCTGGACAAGAGCTTCGTCGGCGACCGCTGGCGGCCCCATCGCCCTGCTGGCAGTCTCCGAGAGCGCATGGCCATCGAGAAAGCCGAACTGGCAGATGCCAGGCCTGTCGTCGAGCGCGCCCATGCCTTGATTCGACAGGCCGCATCCTATGGCACTCTGGCCATGCGCAGCCATGTCGATGTCGATGCAACGACGGGCTTGAACCACTTGCATGCGGTCATGGAAGCCCGGGAAAAATGGCGTGGCCTTGTCGATATCGAACTGGTCGCATTTCCTCAGGCAGGGGTCATATCCTGCCCTGGCACGGCGGATATTCTCGAGGCAGCCCTTCAAGATGGCGTCGACGTCATCGGTGGTATCGACCCCACAACACTCGACGCTGCGGCCGAAGAGCAGCTCGATATTGTCTTCGGCCTTGCCGATAAATACGCCGTGAAGATCGATATTCATCTGCACGAGCCGGGCCAGCAGGGGATCGATCAATTGCAGCGTATCGCGCAACGCACTCAAGCCCTGGGCCTTGGCGGCAGAGTGGCCGTCAGCCATGCCTACAGCCTTGGCGACGTCAGTGCGCACACTCTGGAAGGCATTGCTCGAACGCTCGCCGATGCCGGTGTCTCGATCATGACCAATGCCCCAGGAGACCGAGATTTCCCTCCTGTGCTGAAACTGCGTGAAGCCGGGGTCAATGTTTTTGCTGGCAATGACAATATCCGTGATGCCTGGTGGCCATACGGCAACGGCGACATGCTCCAGCGCGCCATGCTGATCGCCTACCGTTCCGGCTTCAATACCGATGAGGAACTGGGTGTCGCTTTCGAGATGGTGACCCAGGCCGCTGCCAAGGTGGTCGGGCTGAACGGCTACGCTCTTCAGCCAGGACATCCGGCGACATTCCTGGTCATTGATGCTCCCAATGTTGCAGCGGCTGTGGCAGAAGCCACGACACGCCGGGAAATCGTCAGACAAGGGCAGTTCTGGACGCCAGAAGAGCAGCCACCTGGAGACCCACAGGGATTGCCCTCATGA
- a CDS encoding carbohydrate kinase family protein, producing the protein MTPVIAFGEALVDMLSNRLGNAVEGPETFTPYAGGAPANVAVACARLGLSSHFLGMIGDDYFGRFLEQQLSLHGVDISGVVRTHEARTALAFVSRDEHGERTFDFYRPPAADLLYRVEHLPVGIFAQPAIVHMCSNSLTDPDIADTTLTIAEMAKRANSLVSVDANLRHNLWQGHKVDTALVTRLIDLAQLVKLSSEELDTLRGDHPREDWLAERLTAGARLIVITDGPGSIAAYTANGVTHMTPPKVQAVDTTAGGDAFIGGLLAALAEHNWQQEGWQHDTAFLNQALTLACRCGAHAVTRPGAYSALPTRNDVMS; encoded by the coding sequence AACCGACTGGGTAATGCTGTCGAAGGCCCTGAAACCTTCACGCCCTATGCCGGAGGGGCTCCGGCCAATGTGGCGGTAGCCTGCGCACGTCTAGGCCTGTCCAGCCATTTTCTCGGCATGATCGGTGACGACTACTTCGGTCGCTTCCTGGAACAGCAATTGAGCCTGCATGGCGTTGATATCAGTGGCGTGGTACGTACCCACGAAGCCCGCACAGCCCTGGCCTTCGTATCCCGGGACGAGCACGGTGAACGCACCTTCGATTTCTACCGTCCACCCGCTGCCGACCTGCTGTATCGCGTCGAACATCTACCAGTAGGTATCTTTGCCCAACCTGCCATTGTCCACATGTGCAGCAACAGCCTGACGGATCCGGATATTGCCGACACGACCCTGACCATTGCCGAAATGGCCAAGCGTGCCAACAGCCTGGTCAGTGTCGATGCCAACCTGAGACATAACCTGTGGCAAGGCCACAAGGTCGATACCGCCCTGGTCACTCGCCTGATCGACCTGGCCCAGTTGGTCAAGCTGTCCAGCGAAGAGCTCGACACGCTACGTGGCGATCACCCTCGTGAAGACTGGCTGGCCGAACGCCTCACGGCAGGTGCCCGCCTGATCGTGATCACCGATGGCCCTGGCAGCATTGCCGCTTATACCGCCAACGGTGTTACCCACATGACACCACCCAAGGTGCAGGCGGTGGATACCACTGCCGGCGGCGATGCCTTCATCGGAGGCCTGCTTGCGGCCCTGGCCGAGCACAACTGGCAACAGGAAGGTTGGCAACACGATACTGCCTTCCTCAACCAGGCACTGACGCTCGCCTGCCGCTGTGGTGCCCACGCGGTCACCCGCCCGGGTGCCTATTCCGCCCTGCCGACCCGCAATGATGTGATGAGCTGA